One region of Miscanthus floridulus cultivar M001 chromosome 19, ASM1932011v1, whole genome shotgun sequence genomic DNA includes:
- the LOC136527836 gene encoding CDP-diacylglycerol--inositol 3-phosphatidyltransferase 1-like has protein sequence MPSVYLYIPNIIGYFRIIINFIAFAVCYSNKALFAVLYFFSFVLDGVDGWFARKFNQASTFGAVLDMVTDRVSTACLLALLSQFYRPGLVFLILLGLDITSHWFQMYSSFLSGKTSHKDVKHTGNWLLKLYYGYRPFMAFCCVSCEVLYIILFLFADEKSTSLLSVCKGVLNQNPVVVLVFISTLVGWAVKQVTNVIQMKTAADACVVYDLKRSK, from the exons ATGCCATCGGTTTATCTTTACATCCCTAACATTATCG GGTATTTTAGGATCATCATAAATTTCATTGCATTTGCGGTTTGCTATTCCAACAAGGCTCTCTTTGCTGTCCTGTACTTCTTCAG CTTTGTCCTTGATGGTGTGGATGGTTGGTTTGCACGGAAGTTTAATCAAG CATCAACATTTGGAGCTGTGTTGGACATGGTTACAGATAG GGTTAGCACTGCTTGTTTGTTGGCCCTTCTCTCCCAGTTTTACAG ACCTGGTTTAGTCTTCTTGATATTGCTTGGGTTGGATATTACGAGCCACTGGTTTCAAATGTACAG TTCTTTCTTGTCAGGTAAGACTAGCCACAAGGATGTAAAACACACAGGCAATTGGCTTCTGAAATTATATTATGGGTACAGGCCATTCATGGCCTTCTGCTGTGTTTCTTGCGAG GTTTTATATATTATCCTCTTTCTCTTTGCTGATGAGAAGTCAACAAGCTTGCTTAGT GTATGCAAAGGTGTCCTGAACCAAAATCCCGTCGTTGTCTTGGTGTTTATTTCCACTCTAGTTGGCTGGGCAGTGAAACAAGTCACCAACGTCATCCAG ATGAAAACTGCTGCGGATGCATGTGTTGTGTATGATCTGAAGCGCAGCAAATGA